One region of Magnetococcales bacterium genomic DNA includes:
- a CDS encoding radical SAM protein, with protein sequence MNPLQGVKRTLDRARGRNLLEIAKFLEIELLGSHASSRCFHHPSHVLIELTTRCNLRCKWCNQNDPDWREKFGNLEMPFEKLEKIIPQLKGSQVLLLYNIGEPLLYKRIPEAIALAKRTIPTVRITTNGLLLTEKKARLLSEAGLTQLNVSIDSPLPEIMERIRGADLGKIEKNLTTFGESCQVPVQVWSVISESNHRSLMDLPQWAARFPAIKSLQFQLQNGVHTVEATGLPPLKSRESFDQLRDQVLKQCQILGLETNIGHLPFYPEGFHSRQAQGICKAPFTQLVAINVHGKLNPCCSYGTMDLGDVVSEGFQQVWNGPKMRAWRQDMLKQNYSAYCADWCGYQEGIEKR encoded by the coding sequence ATGAATCCGCTGCAAGGGGTTAAGCGGACGCTTGATCGGGCTCGGGGTCGCAACCTTCTGGAGATCGCCAAGTTTTTGGAGATCGAGCTTCTGGGAAGCCACGCCTCCAGCCGCTGCTTCCACCACCCCTCCCATGTGTTGATCGAGCTGACCACCCGCTGCAACCTGCGCTGCAAGTGGTGCAACCAGAACGATCCCGACTGGCGGGAAAAATTTGGCAACCTGGAGATGCCCTTCGAAAAGCTGGAAAAGATCATCCCCCAGCTCAAAGGCAGCCAGGTTTTGCTGCTCTACAATATCGGCGAGCCTCTTCTCTACAAGCGCATTCCAGAAGCGATTGCGCTCGCCAAACGCACTATCCCTACTGTCCGTATCACCACCAACGGTTTGCTCCTGACCGAAAAAAAGGCCCGTTTGCTCTCGGAGGCCGGACTCACCCAGCTCAACGTCAGCATCGACTCTCCCCTGCCCGAAATCATGGAGCGCATTCGGGGGGCGGATCTGGGAAAAATCGAAAAAAATCTCACCACCTTTGGGGAGAGCTGCCAGGTGCCGGTACAGGTCTGGAGCGTCATCAGCGAAAGCAACCACCGCTCCCTCATGGATCTTCCCCAATGGGCCGCCCGCTTTCCCGCCATCAAAAGCCTCCAGTTTCAACTCCAAAACGGGGTCCACACGGTAGAGGCCACGGGACTGCCCCCTTTAAAAAGCCGGGAAAGCTTTGATCAACTCCGCGACCAGGTGCTCAAGCAGTGCCAAATCCTGGGACTTGAGACCAACATCGGCCACCTGCCTTTTTATCCGGAAGGGTTCCACAGCCGCCAGGCCCAAGGGATCTGCAAGGCCCCTTTTACCCAGCTGGTCGCCATCAACGTCCACGGCAAACTCAACCCCTGCTGCTCCTACGGCACCATGGATCTGGGAGATGTGGTATCTGAAGGGTTCCAGCAAGTGTGGAACGGCCCCAAAATGCGCGCCTGGCGCCAGGATATGCTGAAACAAAACTATAGCGCCTACTGTGCCGACTGGTGTGGCTATCAGGAGGGGATTGAAAAAAGATGA
- a CDS encoding glycosyltransferase family 2 protein, which produces MTDSPPSPASWATGAGITIALPAYYEVGAVGATVAKLRQHFPDADILVVDDGSGDGTGEAAAKAGARVIRHPHNMGNGAAIKTCARNARGRYVVFMDADGQHDADDVPKLLTLLDQGYALAVGARTKGSQANRVRGVGNALLNRFASLLTGRHIPDLTSGFRAARTRAFQGFVYLLPNGFSYPTTSTMAFMRSGLPVGFVPIVAGKRIGTSKINLIRDGFRFFVTILKVITLFSPMRVFLPASILLFTMGAVRYLYVYLESARLTNMPVLLFVASMLTFLIGLVSEQITSLHLGVSLARGDGAIDDLGGRWSDGIPSNEEETAPETKPPPPDIIA; this is translated from the coding sequence ATGACCGACTCCCCCCCCTCTCCGGCCAGTTGGGCCACAGGGGCTGGCATCACTATCGCACTGCCCGCCTACTATGAAGTGGGGGCGGTGGGGGCGACGGTGGCCAAACTGCGCCAGCACTTTCCCGATGCCGATATCCTGGTGGTGGATGACGGCTCCGGGGATGGTACGGGAGAGGCCGCCGCCAAAGCCGGTGCCCGGGTGATTCGCCACCCCCACAATATGGGCAATGGCGCGGCGATTAAAACCTGCGCCCGCAACGCCAGGGGCCGCTATGTAGTGTTTATGGATGCCGACGGTCAACACGATGCCGATGATGTCCCCAAGCTCCTCACCCTCCTGGACCAGGGCTATGCCTTGGCGGTTGGGGCGCGCACCAAGGGTTCTCAAGCCAACCGGGTCCGGGGGGTGGGCAATGCCCTGCTCAACCGCTTTGCGTCGCTTTTGACCGGTCGCCACATTCCGGATTTGACCTCCGGTTTTCGCGCTGCCCGCACCCGGGCCTTCCAGGGGTTTGTCTATCTCCTGCCCAACGGCTTTTCCTATCCGACCACCAGCACCATGGCCTTTATGCGTTCGGGATTGCCGGTCGGCTTTGTGCCGATTGTGGCGGGCAAGCGCATCGGCACCTCCAAAATCAACCTCATCCGGGACGGCTTTCGGTTTTTCGTCACCATTCTCAAGGTGATCACCCTCTTTTCCCCCATGCGGGTGTTTCTCCCGGCCAGCATTCTCCTCTTCACCATGGGGGCTGTGCGCTATCTCTATGTCTATCTGGAGAGCGCCCGCCTGACCAACATGCCGGTGCTGCTTTTCGTCGCCTCCATGCTCACCTTCCTGATCGGTCTGGTGTCGGAGCAGATCACCTCCCTCCACCTGGGAGTCTCTTTAGCCCGGGGGGATGGAGCCATCGATGATCTGGGGGGAAGATGGTCCGACGGCATCCCCTCCAATGAGGAAGAAACAGCACCGGAGACCAAGCCCCCACCCCCGGATATCATCGCATGA
- a CDS encoding class I SAM-dependent methyltransferase, which translates to MSPPDQTTEPTKPARITGADPSSWDTFALTHLIDPPGVAERCLDLGCGPGARRDLTELGFRYVGIDRFAVPGADLLGQAEAIPLADGSFHLVVAASSFEHFSDPWAAAREVARILKPGGCLVASLSFLEPYHARSHFHMSHLGARVLFEGVGLEVEVVEPFEWSGPEATFQALFQLAPARWIAAAMTRPALWLRQRVIRLLIDRLPEGPRRIRAREFLEEERFRFTAGIKIKARKKS; encoded by the coding sequence ATGAGCCCACCGGACCAAACCACCGAGCCTACCAAGCCCGCCCGCATCACCGGCGCTGACCCCAGCTCCTGGGACACCTTTGCCTTGACCCATCTGATCGATCCACCGGGTGTGGCTGAGCGCTGTCTCGATCTGGGGTGTGGACCTGGTGCCAGGCGGGATCTTACTGAACTGGGATTCCGCTATGTGGGGATCGATCGCTTTGCGGTGCCTGGAGCGGATCTCTTGGGGCAAGCCGAGGCGATCCCCCTGGCGGATGGCAGCTTCCATCTGGTGGTGGCGGCTTCCAGTTTTGAACATTTCAGCGACCCCTGGGCGGCAGCCAGAGAGGTGGCACGCATTCTGAAACCGGGAGGCTGTCTGGTGGCGAGTCTGTCGTTTTTGGAGCCCTACCACGCCCGCTCCCACTTTCACATGAGCCATCTGGGCGCCCGGGTATTGTTCGAAGGGGTGGGGCTTGAGGTGGAGGTGGTGGAGCCCTTTGAGTGGAGCGGCCCGGAAGCGACCTTTCAGGCCCTCTTTCAGCTGGCTCCGGCCCGCTGGATCGCCGCCGCCATGACCCGTCCGGCCTTGTGGCTGAGACAGCGGGTCATTCGTCTGCTGATCGACCGTCTGCCGGAAGGCCCCCGCCGCATCCGCGCCCGGGAGTTTCTCGAAGAGGAGCGATTTCGCTTTACCGCCGGGATTAAAATCAAAGCCCGGAAGAAAAGCTAG
- a CDS encoding prepilin-type N-terminal cleavage/methylation domain-containing protein: MSMNRREWGFSLVELLVVMSILGILMAWGIPAYQQSSQGVRRNDGKASLLNIMNLQERFNTQNNSYTLNLGTGGLGLTVDGSGYVDTDEGYYKIQATACGTGIASCVELTALAQGTQADDGNLGLDSTGNKTPADKW, translated from the coding sequence ATGAGCATGAATCGTCGTGAGTGGGGATTTAGCCTGGTGGAGTTGCTGGTGGTGATGTCCATCCTGGGGATCCTGATGGCCTGGGGTATCCCAGCCTATCAGCAAAGTTCCCAGGGGGTACGCCGCAACGACGGCAAGGCCTCCCTGCTCAACATCATGAATCTGCAGGAGCGGTTCAACACCCAAAACAACAGCTACACCCTCAATCTGGGCACGGGGGGATTGGGCTTGACGGTGGATGGCAGCGGCTATGTGGATACCGATGAGGGCTATTATAAGATCCAGGCGACCGCTTGCGGCACAGGGATCGCCAGCTGTGTGGAGCTGACAGCACTGGCCCAGGGAACCCAGGCGGATGACGGCAACCTGGGTCTCGACTCCACCGGCAACAAAACCCCGGCGGATAAATGGTAG
- the asnB gene encoding asparagine synthase (glutamine-hydrolyzing), giving the protein MCGIAGYAGPTPNDPECLTRMLAPLIPRGPDEEGRFQIPGVSLGMRRLSVIDVAGGQQPVRHGATGVTLVYNGELYNHTELRDQLQKKGHQFHSQSDTEVLLSCYMEYGLGCVDHLNGMFAAAIWDPRENQLILLRDHLGQKPLYYWHDGEHFVFGSDLRALAAHPHFPEDLDPEALTGYLLLRHVPAPRTLYKGVRVLPPGHLLIRNQDGSIRQEAYWQPRFQPDHTMDLAAAVAQFKELWPRVIERHLISDVPLGAFLSGGIDSSLVVAQAAQKTAQFKTFSIAFKEQAFDETNHAREVAQLFGTDHEVFHFESATLSQLLSGWGAAYDQPFSDPALFPTLMLAQETRRQVTVALTGDGADELFAGYQRYRSTVLGRQLLAIPGPIRQGAAGVLSALTPLLSAASPSRRYLDAVARRLKLVEPDLDQEYQRQFYSFDDETLAAIMPHPAQLPAPPIDQNHPAGLLAALLTRDLQGWLPDQMLVKTDRATMAHSLEARLPFLDREVVELAQRIPPKLHWGKKNIKNVLRQAAEEILPPHLAQRPKHGFGVPVDRWLRENREQVEALLSQGAQSYGEFLDPAGIQNVWQAHRSNRQNHGERLLNLLILFAWNRGSPA; this is encoded by the coding sequence ATGTGTGGTATTGCCGGATATGCCGGGCCAACCCCCAACGACCCGGAATGCCTCACCCGGATGTTGGCCCCCCTCATTCCCAGGGGGCCGGATGAAGAGGGCCGGTTTCAGATTCCCGGGGTAAGCCTCGGCATGCGCCGCCTATCGGTGATTGATGTGGCAGGGGGGCAGCAGCCGGTCCGCCATGGCGCTACCGGCGTAACTCTGGTCTATAACGGCGAGCTATACAACCACACCGAGCTGCGGGATCAACTCCAAAAAAAAGGCCACCAATTCCACAGCCAGAGCGATACCGAAGTGCTCCTCAGCTGCTATATGGAATATGGCCTGGGCTGTGTGGATCATCTCAACGGCATGTTTGCCGCCGCCATCTGGGATCCCCGGGAAAATCAATTGATCCTCCTCCGGGATCACCTGGGACAGAAGCCTCTCTACTATTGGCACGATGGGGAGCATTTTGTTTTTGGTTCGGATTTGCGCGCCCTGGCCGCCCACCCCCACTTTCCCGAGGATCTCGACCCCGAAGCCCTGACCGGCTATCTCCTGCTGCGCCACGTCCCCGCCCCCCGGACCCTCTATAAAGGGGTGCGGGTGTTGCCGCCGGGGCATCTGCTGATCCGAAACCAGGATGGCTCAATCCGGCAAGAGGCCTACTGGCAGCCCCGCTTCCAACCTGACCACACCATGGATCTGGCCGCAGCGGTGGCGCAATTTAAAGAGCTCTGGCCCCGAGTGATCGAGCGTCATCTGATCTCGGATGTCCCCCTGGGGGCTTTTTTGAGTGGCGGCATCGACTCCAGCCTGGTGGTGGCACAAGCAGCCCAAAAAACCGCGCAGTTCAAAACCTTTTCCATCGCCTTCAAAGAGCAGGCTTTCGACGAAACCAACCATGCCCGGGAGGTGGCCCAGCTGTTCGGGACGGATCATGAAGTGTTTCACTTTGAATCCGCCACCCTCTCCCAACTCCTCTCCGGGTGGGGGGCGGCCTATGATCAGCCCTTTTCGGATCCAGCCCTCTTCCCCACCCTGATGCTCGCCCAGGAGACCCGCCGCCAGGTGACCGTCGCCTTGACTGGAGATGGAGCGGATGAGCTGTTTGCCGGTTATCAGAGATACCGCTCCACAGTACTGGGTCGCCAACTTCTGGCCATCCCCGGACCGATTCGCCAAGGAGCAGCAGGGGTGCTCTCAGCACTCACCCCCCTGCTATCCGCCGCCAGCCCCAGCCGTCGCTATCTCGATGCCGTAGCCCGCCGCCTGAAGCTGGTGGAGCCGGATCTCGACCAGGAGTATCAGCGCCAGTTTTATTCCTTTGATGATGAAACCCTGGCGGCCATCATGCCCCATCCGGCCCAGCTCCCAGCGCCCCCCATCGACCAAAACCATCCCGCCGGTCTTCTGGCGGCCCTGCTCACCCGGGATCTTCAAGGGTGGCTGCCGGATCAGATGCTCGTCAAAACCGACCGGGCGACCATGGCCCACTCCCTGGAAGCGCGCCTGCCGTTTTTGGATCGGGAGGTGGTGGAGCTGGCCCAGAGGATTCCCCCCAAGCTCCACTGGGGAAAAAAAAACATCAAAAACGTACTGCGCCAAGCCGCCGAAGAGATCCTCCCCCCCCACCTGGCCCAGCGTCCCAAACATGGATTCGGGGTGCCGGTGGATCGCTGGCTGCGGGAAAACCGGGAGCAGGTGGAAGCGCTCCTCAGCCAGGGGGCTCAATCTTATGGCGAATTTCTGGACCCCGCCGGCATCCAAAATGTATGGCAGGCGCACCGCTCCAATCGACAAAACCACGGCGAGCGACTGCTCAACCTCTTGATCCTTTTCGCCTGGAACAGGGGTTCCCCGGCATGA